CTGCCCGCGGGCGCGCCCTTGCCGGACCTGCCGGCGGCGCCGGCCTCGGCGTTCGCCGGCAAGCTGGGCGAAGCCTGGCGCCGCCGCCACGGCTGAGGGTGCGTCAGCCTTTCCCGCTGTATTCCTGCAATCACCGGCGGCGAGGCCGCCACCGCCAGAATCCGCCATGAGCATTTTCCGCAGTTGGGCCCCTCTGTTGCGACGCGCGCTTTCTTCGCAGCGCGGCGGCGCCTTGCTCGGCCTGCTGGCCTTGCTGGCGCTGGTGCCGGGCGTCGTCCTGGCCCAGGCCACGCTGCCGGCCCTGACGGCGACGCCGGGTCCCAACGGCACCGAGACGTACTCGCTGAGCGTGCAGACGCTCATCATGCTGACGGCGCTGACCTTCCTGCCGGCGGCGGTGCTGATGATGACGGGCTTCACCCGCATCATCATCGTCCTGAGCCTGATGCGCAACGCGCTGGGCACCCAGACCACGCCGCCCAACATGGTGCTGATCGGCCTGGCCCTGTTCCTGACGGCGTACACCATGTCGCCGGTGTTCGACGAAATCTACCAGAAGGCCTACCAGCCCCTGACCGCCGGGTCGATCACCTTCGAGACCGCGCTGGAACGCGGCGCCGTCCCGCTGCGGACCTTCATGCTGCACCAGACCCGGGAAACCGACCTGGCGCTGTTCGCCAACATGACCAACCAGCCCGCCATGGATACGCCGGCCAACGTGCCGCTGAAGGTCCTGGTGCCCGCCTTCGTCACCAGCGAACTGAAGACCGCCTTCCAGATCGGCTTCACCGTCTTCATTCCCTTCCTGATCATCGACCTGGTGGTGGCCAGCGTGCTGATGGGCCTGGGCATGATGATGGTGCCCCCCGTCACGGTGTCGCTGCCCTTCAAGCTGATGCTGTTCGTGCTGGCCGACGGCTGGCACCTGCTGCTGGGCTCCCTGTCCCGCAGTTTCTATCAATAGATAAGGCCTGCGCCGAATCCGCGAGTCATCCGCCATGAACGACCAAACCGTAATGACGATGTCCTACCAGGCCATGAAGATGGTCCTCATCGTGGCCGGCCCGATGCTGCTGGTCACGCTGGCGGTCGGCCTGATCATCAGCGTGTTCCAGGCCGCCACGCAGATCAACGAAATGACGCTGTCCTTCATTCCCAAGCTGCTGGCCGTGGCCGCGACGCTGGTGGTGCTGGGGCCCTGGCTGATGCAGACCATGGTCGACTACATCCGCCAGATCATGGAGCAGATCCCGGGACTGGTGTCCTGAGGCCGGGGCCGGCGCGGGCGTCATGATCAGCTTCACCCTCGACCAGCTATACGGCTGGATCAACGCCTTCCTCTGGCCCTTCGCGCGGCTGCTGGCCCTGTTTTCCGTGGCGCCGCTGTTCGGCGAGTCGTCGGTGCCGTCGCTGCCCAAGGTGGGCCTGGCGGCGATCGTCGCCATCGTGGTGGCGCCCACCCTGCCCGCCTTTCCGGCGGTGGCGACCAGTTCCTACGAAGGCCTGTGGATCCTGGCGCAGCAGATATTCATCGGCATGGCGCTGGGCTTCGTCATGCGGATCTGCTTTTCCGCGGTGCAGACGGCGGGCGACTTCGTCGGCCTGCAGATGGGCTTGTCGCTGGCGACGCTGTACGACCCCTCGACGCATTCCAACACCGAAGTGCTGGCGCGGCTGTTCAACATCCTGGCCATGCTGCTGTTCCTGGTGTTCAACGGCCATCTGCTGATGCTGGACGTGCTGGTGCGCAGCTTCACCATCCTGCCCATCGGGCACGACACGCTGAATCCGGCCGCCTGGATGGGGGTGGCGGAAGTGGGCGGGAAGATCTTCTCCTCCGGCCTGCTGATGGCCTTGCCGCTGATCGCGGCGCTGCTGACGCTGAATCTTTCCCTGGGCATCCTCAACCGCGCGGCGCCGCAGCTCTCGGCCTTTTCCGTGGGCTTTCCCATCATGCTGATGTCGGGCGTGGTGCTGCTCACCATCATCCTGCCGCACACGCCCTCGTTCCTGAACGAGTTCTACCAGGAATCGCTGGCGGCCATGGCGCGCGTCGCCGACACCCTCGCCATGCCCCGCACCGGGGCGAATTGATCCCGCAGAGGCGGGAGATATGGGATAGGGTCAATGCGTTCCATGCGGAACCCGACCGGCGCCGGCCGTTGTCTGAAAAAGAAAAAAGCCCCGTCCAAAGGACGAGGCATAACGGACTGACACGTTGACGCGCGCGGCGGACCGGCTGTCGTTGTGTCGTAGCTGGCGGCGTTGACGGGCCGAGGGAGGCCCGCCGTTACCGCCTTGTTGTTCGATCTTACCTATTCTCGCTTATTTCATTGCGCGACCAGGGGCGTGGCGTAGGCCGTGCCGCCCAGTTGCTGGGCCGGGACTTCGATGACCTGACCTTCGTTGATCTTGAAGATGGCCACCGCCTCGGCCAGGCGCTGCGCCTGTTCCTGAAGCGAACCGGCCGCGGCCGCCGCTTCTTCCACCAGCGCCGCGTTCTGCTGCGTCACTTCGTCCATCTGCGAGACCGCGCGGTTGACCTGGTCGATGCCGCTGGACTGTTCCTCGGACGCCGCCGAGATCTCGCCCATGATGTCCGTCACCCGTCTCACCGACGTCACGATTTCCTGCATCGTGGCGCCGGCACGCTCGACCTGTTGCGAACCCGCGCCCACCTTGGACACCGAGTCCTCGATCAGGCCCTTGATTTCCTTGGCCGCCTGGGCGCTGCGCTGGGCCAGCGAGCGCACTTCACCCGCCACCACCGCGAAGCCCTTGCCCTGCTCGCCGGCGCGGGCCGCTTCCACCGCCGCGTTCAGCGCCAGGATGTTGGTCTGGAAGGCGATGCCGTCGATCACGCTGACGATTTCCGAAATCTTGCGCGAGCTGGCGGAAATGCCCTGCATCGTGCTGACCACTTCGCTCACGGCCGAACCGCCGCGCGCCGCCACGTCCGAGGCGCTGGCCGCCAGTTGGTTGGCCTGGCGCGCGTTGTCCGCGTTCTGCTTCACGGTCGACGCCAGTTCTTCCATGGACGCCGCGGTTTCCTCCAGCGAAGCCGCCTGCTGCTCGGTGCGGCTGGACAGGTCGGTATTGCCGGCGGAAATCTCGCGCGAGCCCACGTTGATCTCTTCCACCCCGCGGCGCACCGAGGCCACCGTGCGCGTCAGGCTTTCCTGCATGCGCTTGAGCGCCGCGTACAACTGGCCGATTTCATTGTGCGAACGGACATCGACGCGCTGGGTCAGGTCGCCGCCGGCGATCTTCTCGAAATGCTGGCCGGCATCGACCAGCGGGCGCACCACGACGCGGCCGAACACGATGCGCGAGACGATCATCAGCAGGATGGCCGCGCCCACGGCCACGGCGACCGCGATCAAGGCCAGGTCCAGGTTGTGCTTGGCCTGTTGGTTGGTCTCGGCCTGCTGGTCGTTGATGTACTTGGTGAATTCCTCGATGGCGTCGATGAAGGACGCGCTGCGCGGCACGCCGTACTCGGTGTTCACCATGTAGAAGGTGGCGTAGTCCTGGCTGCGCAGCGCTTCCACCATGGTGTCGACGCCGTCGTCGATGTAAGAGCGATAGCGGCGCACCAGGTTCATCGACAGTTGGCGGCCGGTGTCGTCGTCCAGCATATTCTTCTGGAAATCGGCGAAGCTGCTGCGCACGTTCGCCAGCAGGTCGTTGGCCTGCTTCAGCGTATCGGCGGCGTCGCGCTTGTCGTTGTCGGCCGTCGACTGGCTGACGCCCTCGACCGCCGCTTCCTGCAGGCTGCGCGCCGACATCAGCAGCGCGACACGGGCGCGCAGCATGTTGGCGTTGATCACCTGCACTTGCGCGGCGCGGTCGGTCAGTTGTCCCAACTGCAGCACGGCATGGTAGTTCTGGTTGAGGAAGAAGGCCGCCATGCCGCCCACCGCGGCGATCAGCAGGGCGAAGATGGCCAGCACCATCATCAGCATGGACCCCACGCGCACGTCACGCATCGCGAACTTGCGCTTCACTTTGGGCGTGCGCGTTTTTTTCCTGTTGGCCTTGGCTTTGCGGCCTGACTCGGTCATGGTGTCCATGTCGCCTCTCCGAAACTATCCTGTAATGCGAGTAATGGCCGCGCCGCGCCCTCA
This portion of the Bordetella genomosp. 10 genome encodes:
- the fliQ gene encoding flagellar biosynthesis protein FliQ → MNDQTVMTMSYQAMKMVLIVAGPMLLVTLAVGLIISVFQAATQINEMTLSFIPKLLAVAATLVVLGPWLMQTMVDYIRQIMEQIPGLVS
- the fliP gene encoding flagellar type III secretion system pore protein FliP (The bacterial flagellar biogenesis protein FliP forms a type III secretion system (T3SS)-type pore required for flagellar assembly.), coding for MSIFRSWAPLLRRALSSQRGGALLGLLALLALVPGVVLAQATLPALTATPGPNGTETYSLSVQTLIMLTALTFLPAAVLMMTGFTRIIIVLSLMRNALGTQTTPPNMVLIGLALFLTAYTMSPVFDEIYQKAYQPLTAGSITFETALERGAVPLRTFMLHQTRETDLALFANMTNQPAMDTPANVPLKVLVPAFVTSELKTAFQIGFTVFIPFLIIDLVVASVLMGLGMMMVPPVTVSLPFKLMLFVLADGWHLLLGSLSRSFYQ
- the fliR gene encoding flagellar biosynthetic protein FliR; this translates as MISFTLDQLYGWINAFLWPFARLLALFSVAPLFGESSVPSLPKVGLAAIVAIVVAPTLPAFPAVATSSYEGLWILAQQIFIGMALGFVMRICFSAVQTAGDFVGLQMGLSLATLYDPSTHSNTEVLARLFNILAMLLFLVFNGHLLMLDVLVRSFTILPIGHDTLNPAAWMGVAEVGGKIFSSGLLMALPLIAALLTLNLSLGILNRAAPQLSAFSVGFPIMLMSGVVLLTIILPHTPSFLNEFYQESLAAMARVADTLAMPRTGAN
- a CDS encoding methyl-accepting chemotaxis protein, giving the protein MDTMTESGRKAKANRKKTRTPKVKRKFAMRDVRVGSMLMMVLAIFALLIAAVGGMAAFFLNQNYHAVLQLGQLTDRAAQVQVINANMLRARVALLMSARSLQEAAVEGVSQSTADNDKRDAADTLKQANDLLANVRSSFADFQKNMLDDDTGRQLSMNLVRRYRSYIDDGVDTMVEALRSQDYATFYMVNTEYGVPRSASFIDAIEEFTKYINDQQAETNQQAKHNLDLALIAVAVAVGAAILLMIVSRIVFGRVVVRPLVDAGQHFEKIAGGDLTQRVDVRSHNEIGQLYAALKRMQESLTRTVASVRRGVEEINVGSREISAGNTDLSSRTEQQAASLEETAASMEELASTVKQNADNARQANQLAASASDVAARGGSAVSEVVSTMQGISASSRKISEIVSVIDGIAFQTNILALNAAVEAARAGEQGKGFAVVAGEVRSLAQRSAQAAKEIKGLIEDSVSKVGAGSQQVERAGATMQEIVTSVRRVTDIMGEISAASEEQSSGIDQVNRAVSQMDEVTQQNAALVEEAAAAAGSLQEQAQRLAEAVAIFKINEGQVIEVPAQQLGGTAYATPLVAQ